The Anastrepha ludens isolate Willacy chromosome X, idAnaLude1.1, whole genome shotgun sequence genome includes a window with the following:
- the LOC128869941 gene encoding uncharacterized protein LOC128869941, which yields MPKASKCRVRECYSEQNVRSFAFPKNRELLNLWKENLRISPSMQMPMHNSFVCIKHFEEDAVGPKYLKNGAVPTLNLGYDDVPPNKWTEKKKKRSCCIVSCVPKDKVILFAFPRDEETRKNWALACNVQVSSTDRVFLCQRHFEPTLVAKYKLLKGAFPCFNLEPVNRSRSPSAGSDWVCPPVTATYSKVVKEVEEDLTLEEFEKYSILEENRQASYSNQICVDLETTTTRERFAQSARYYQSNAVKLNKRIEELEKENNDLNNKYSELLKRAIIAEESCSSDALTFAKMIVSTKKGWYNEDEKALAQNLNYMSTKAYSFMRDDLGFCLPHKSSLLRWRPIRYVVPGFEKLNQDCLENFFYRVRASQDWNLGTEDHHLEEEVGEPLNEQLVLENIEVGDENFAEEQNIAEVQVQRYYTGYGIYQKLLCKLKCDKCAHIMMKTQGDLKLHSEALIRSKNFTDDTDLRLVNPEDRVFEVCRLQMMWYRQLFAKYAHVGNIRNLMLPVIKQKTEEVFPHWFALSGECQDHRIKLLDFLIYVLLFKNAKWLLRQENTQVRCQKRNDKLKKLPYVVGQGPTSNEDIVSVGLEGSTTKLWIMPAYMAHEVESPRTILREGLAKARRVRTSVIIRTDANSHQSCWGSSHINTRGAMTPLQSLQPALELVKNNMNADSIECFLEV from the exons atgcctAAAGCTTCGAAATGTCGTGTTCGCGAGTGTTATAGTGAACAAAATGTTCGTTCGTTTGCATTTCCCAAAAATCgggaattattaaatttgtggaAGGAGAATTTGAGGATCTCACCCTCAATGCAAATGCCAATGCATAATTCATTTGTATGCATTAAGCATTTTGAGGAGGATGCCGTGGGACCAAAATATCTCAAGAATGGAGCGGTTCCAACTTTAAACTTGg gctatgatgatgttccaccgaacaagtggaccgaaaaaaagaaaaaaaggagctgCTGTATCGTGAGCTGCGTGCCTAAGGATAAAGTTATACTTTTTGCGTTTCCTAGGGACGAAGAGACCCGTAAGAATTGGGCcttggcttgcaacgtgcaagtgtcaagcactgacagggtttttcTTTGTCAACGCCATTTTGAACCCACATTGGTTGCAAAATATAAACTCTTGAAAGGGGCTTTTCCTTGCTTCAATTTAGAGCCAGTAAATAGAAGTCGCTCGCCTAGTGctggctctgattgggtttgcccgcccgtCACTGCAACTTATAGTAAGGTAGTTAAGGaagtagaagaagatttaactctGGAAGAGTTTGAGAAATATTCGATATTAGAGGAAAACAGGCAGGCTAGTTATAGTAATCAGATCTGCGTGGACTTAGAAACCACAACCACTCGCGAACGGTTTGCTCAGTCTGCTCGCTATTATCAGAGCAACGCggtcaaattaaataaacgtattgaggagcttgaaaaagaaaataatgacctaAACAATAAATATTCTGAGTTGTTGAAACGTGCAATAATTGCGGAAGAAAGTTGTAGCAGCGATGCtttaacttttgcaaaaatgatcGTCAGTACCAAAAAAGGTTGGTATAATGAGGACGAAAAGGCATTGGCACAAAATTTGAACTATATGTCCACTAAAGCATATTCttttatgcgtgacgatctaggtttttGTTTACCACACAAATCATCTCTTTTGCGTTGGCGCCCCATCAGGTATGTTGTTCCAGGTTTCGAAAAGTTAAACCAAGATTgtctagaaaatttcttttatcgggTCCGAGCTAGTCAGG ACTGGAATTTAGGGACTGAGGATCATCATCTGGAGGAAGAAGTAGGAGAACCGCTAAATGAGCAACTCgttttagaaaatatagagGTAGGAGACGAGAATTTTGCCGAAGAACAAAATATAGCTGAGGTACAGGTGCAGCGTTATTACACTGGCTAtggtatttaccaaaaattactGTGTAAGCTAAAATGCGACAAATGCGCCCACATTATGATGAAAACACAAGGAGACTTAAAATTGCATTCCGAAGCCCTGATAAGGTCTAAAAATTTCACGGATGATACCGatttgagactggtgaatcctgAAGACAGGGTATTCGAAGTGTGTCGCCTTCAGATGATGTGGTACCGGcagctttttgcaaaatatgctcACGTAGGTAATATTCGCAATCTAATGTTGCcggttataaaacaaaaaaccgaagAAGTATTTCCCCATTGGTTCGCACTATCTGGCGAATGTCAGGATCATCGCATCAAGCTACTCgattttttgatatatgtacTTCTATTCAAAAATGCGAAATGGCTTTTACGGCAAGAAAATACCCAAGTCAGGTGTCAGAAGCGCAACGATAAACTAAAAAAGTTGCCGTACGTTGTAGGTCAGGGTCCAACAAG caatgaagacATAGTTTCCGTGGGCCTGGAGGGCTCTACCACCAAGCTTTGGATAATGCCGGCCTATATGGCGCACGAGGTGGAATCACCTCGAACGATACTTCGCGAAGGTTTGGCTAAAGCGAGACGCGTGAGAACCAGCGTTATTATAAGGACGGACGCAAATTCCCACCAATCATGTTGGGGCAGTTCCCACATAAATACGAGAG GGGCAATGACTCCTCTTCAATCACTGCAACCAG CGCTTGAGTTGGTTAAGAACAACATGAATGCCGATTCTATCGAATGCTTTCTCGAAGTCTAA